From Gemmatimonadales bacterium, a single genomic window includes:
- a CDS encoding CpsB/CapC family capsule biosynthesis tyrosine phosphatase, with translation MSSPHSPNPPPPFVDLHNHLVPGVDDGSESVEESLGCLAVLFAEGVRTLVSTPHLLLPRLTTDAAITRELDVHRRAFDRLVAATGGHRDLPALGLGQEIWAPDAGTLARVAGRADVGLAGSATLLVEFGFDLQGEHTDVIRAARAAGRRILIAHPERYRYLEGTIPLELMRRWRELGALLQVNAGSFTGHYRSGPEALSWGMVTEGLVDLVGSDHHGIRRSGVSPLAAYQALIARGEPKLAERAMSVTPGALVEKPGAESGAGALRSPAAGG, from the coding sequence GTGAGCTCACCGCACTCTCCCAACCCGCCCCCGCCCTTCGTCGATCTGCACAACCACCTCGTCCCCGGCGTGGACGACGGGTCGGAGTCGGTGGAGGAGTCGCTCGGCTGCCTCGCTGTCCTGTTCGCCGAAGGCGTGCGTACCCTGGTCTCGACCCCGCACCTCCTGCTCCCGCGCCTCACCACCGATGCTGCCATCACCCGCGAGCTCGACGTCCATCGCCGCGCCTTCGACCGGCTCGTGGCCGCCACAGGCGGTCACCGCGACCTTCCCGCGCTCGGGCTGGGTCAGGAGATCTGGGCCCCGGATGCCGGCACCCTCGCGCGGGTGGCGGGCCGGGCCGACGTGGGATTGGCCGGCTCCGCCACCCTGCTGGTGGAGTTCGGCTTCGACCTGCAGGGCGAGCACACCGACGTGATCCGCGCCGCGCGCGCCGCCGGCCGCCGGATCCTGATCGCCCATCCGGAGCGGTATCGTTACCTCGAGGGGACCATCCCGCTGGAGCTGATGCGCCGCTGGCGGGAGCTGGGCGCGCTGTTGCAGGTGAACGCGGGCAGCTTCACCGGGCACTACCGATCGGGCCCTGAGGCGCTGTCGTGGGGGATGGTCACGGAGGGACTGGTGGATCTGGTCGGCAGCGACCACCACGGGATCCGGCGGTCCGGGGTGTCGCCGCTCGCGGCCTATCAAGCGCTCATCGCCCGCGGCGAGCCGAAGCTGGCCGAGCGGGCGATGAGTGTGACACCAGGCGCGCTGGTCGAGAAGCCCGGCGCCGAGAGCGGCGCCGGAGCGCTTAGATCTCCAGCGGCGGGCGGGTAG
- a CDS encoding aminotransferase class I/II-fold pyridoxal phosphate-dependent enzyme gives MTRLAREHNSLNLAQGFPNFPAPDLLKEAAARAIRDDINQYAITWGAQRLREAIARKYEAWYGLTADPEREITVTCGATEAMIATLLAVVDPGDEVIVFEPFYENYGPDTILADARPVFVPLEPGRPLDLEWLAAAFTPRTRAIVVNTPSNPAGRVLGRAELEAIRDLCVAHDVLAVTDEIYEHIRFEGAHLPIATLPGMRERTVTISGASKTFSVTGWRIGWIIAPPELTDAIRKVHDFLTVGAPAPLQEGIAAALDDLEPVFYQTLAATYRSKRDLLHGALIDAGFGCSSPEGAYYILADFTALGEIVSGTGPPMDDTAFSVWLSREIGVTPVPGSSFFREGGGRSLVRFVFCKTEDILSEAARRLGSIRAAETARGVRSAAPAVESGLQR, from the coding sequence ATGACCCGCCTCGCGCGGGAGCACAACTCGCTCAATCTGGCGCAGGGATTTCCCAACTTTCCGGCGCCGGACCTGCTCAAGGAGGCCGCGGCCCGGGCCATCAGGGACGACATCAACCAGTACGCCATCACCTGGGGGGCGCAGCGGTTGCGCGAAGCGATCGCGCGGAAGTACGAGGCGTGGTATGGCCTGACCGCCGACCCCGAGCGCGAGATCACCGTCACCTGCGGCGCCACCGAGGCGATGATCGCCACCCTCCTGGCCGTGGTGGACCCAGGCGACGAGGTCATTGTGTTCGAGCCGTTTTACGAGAACTACGGGCCGGACACCATCCTGGCCGATGCCCGCCCGGTGTTCGTGCCCCTGGAGCCCGGCCGGCCCCTGGACCTGGAATGGCTGGCCGCGGCGTTCACGCCTCGCACCCGGGCGATCGTCGTGAACACGCCCAGCAACCCGGCGGGCCGGGTGCTCGGCCGGGCGGAGCTGGAGGCAATTCGCGATCTCTGCGTGGCCCACGACGTGCTGGCGGTGACCGACGAGATCTACGAGCACATCCGCTTCGAGGGCGCGCACCTGCCGATCGCCACGCTGCCGGGAATGCGGGAGCGCACGGTCACCATCAGCGGCGCCTCCAAGACGTTCAGCGTCACCGGCTGGCGGATCGGGTGGATCATCGCCCCGCCGGAACTCACCGACGCCATCCGCAAGGTGCACGACTTTCTCACCGTAGGCGCCCCGGCACCGCTGCAGGAAGGGATCGCCGCGGCACTCGATGATCTGGAGCCGGTCTTCTATCAGACGCTTGCCGCCACCTACCGCTCCAAGCGCGACCTGCTGCACGGCGCCCTGATCGACGCGGGCTTCGGGTGCAGCAGCCCCGAAGGTGCCTACTACATCCTGGCCGACTTCACGGCGCTGGGCGAAATCGTCTCCGGCACGGGGCCGCCGATGGACGACACCGCCTTCTCGGTGTGGCTCTCTCGTGAGATCGGGGTCACTCCAGTGCCCGGCTCGAGCTTCTTCCGCGAGGGCGGTGGGCGATCGCTGGTGCGGTTCGTCTTCTGCAAGACGGAGGACATTCTCTCCGAGGCGGCCCGCCGGCTCGGCAGCATCAGGGCGGCGGAGACGGCCAGAGGGGTGCGGTCCGCCGCGCCCGCGGTGGAGAGCGGGCTCCAACGCTGA
- a CDS encoding SDR family oxidoreductase, with translation MSVSSDHGIALITGASAGIGREFGEQVAQRGYDLILVSRDAARLGEVAASLETRYDVGAEVLPADLTVDAEVTRVAQRIAGEARLALLVNNAGFGAAGRLAATDPAQQEAMVRLHVLTPVRLTLAALPMLLRNRRGAVINVSSIASFVYSPGNANYSATKSYLTTFTEGLAAELEGSGVQAQALCPGFTHTEFHDRMGASSAGAPAFMWMSAASVVRASLRSLDRRGPVVCVPGLGNRLLVLLIRLMPRRAIGRIAAWRRARVASVEGREGR, from the coding sequence ATGAGCGTCTCCAGCGACCATGGTATCGCGCTGATCACCGGCGCCTCCGCCGGCATCGGACGGGAGTTCGGCGAGCAGGTGGCCCAGCGTGGGTACGACCTGATCCTGGTCTCGCGGGACGCCGCCCGGCTGGGCGAAGTCGCGGCTTCGCTCGAGACGAGATACGACGTCGGTGCGGAGGTCCTCCCGGCCGATCTCACGGTCGACGCCGAAGTGACCCGGGTGGCCCAGCGCATCGCGGGGGAGGCCCGGCTCGCGCTGCTGGTCAACAACGCGGGGTTCGGCGCGGCCGGCCGGCTAGCCGCGACGGACCCGGCGCAACAGGAAGCGATGGTCCGCCTGCATGTGCTTACACCGGTCCGGCTCACGCTCGCGGCCCTGCCGATGCTCTTGCGCAACCGGCGAGGCGCGGTGATCAACGTGTCCTCGATTGCCTCATTCGTCTATTCCCCGGGAAACGCCAACTACTCGGCCACCAAGTCGTACCTGACGACGTTTACCGAGGGGCTGGCGGCGGAGCTCGAGGGGAGCGGAGTGCAGGCGCAGGCGCTCTGTCCCGGGTTTACCCACACCGAGTTTCACGACCGGATGGGCGCGTCATCGGCCGGGGCACCGGCCTTCATGTGGATGAGCGCGGCCTCGGTGGTTCGCGCGTCGCTCCGGAGCCTGGACCGGCGGGGGCCGGTGGTCTGCGTACCGGGGCTCGGCAACAGGCTGCTGGTGCTGCTCATCCGGCTCATGCCCCGGCGTGCCATCGGACGGATCGCTGCATGGCGGCGGGCGCGAGTGGCGTCCGTGGAAGGGCGGGAAGGGCGGTAA